One window of the Bombus affinis isolate iyBomAffi1 chromosome 10, iyBomAffi1.2, whole genome shotgun sequence genome contains the following:
- the LOC126921002 gene encoding scavenger receptor class B member 1-like: MGEKNITWTIRRSLNGGSRKRRARLVYGFAALISLATFVLFWCTSVFRDAILSNLELRNGTPTFLMWQRPPVGLRINVYVFNYTNVHEFESGNASKLKVQEIGPFVYRENFSRANVRLDENRTVTYQEKRSFEWIAGKSESQKVIVPNVLLMSTLAYSRDLNYLLQIGFTMLLAGLKLRAKPFLELPAGEFFWGYEDELFEMGKRFLPSRKFLPYDKFGILAFRSGLNADRITMHTGIDDLRNLGLIQRINGRESRPVWEDEKCDRIYGTDGSMFPPDWIEQPNATLYVYAKEFCRQLPFRYERRSFSNGIPTLRYKLPSNVFTSSRSKDSCFCPKESHDSITRICPPAGTLNVSACNSGSPLIVSFPHFYSGDESLFQKIEGLTPREEHHDSYVDLHSRLGVTVATRMRFQLNLEVRKAVGMPFSGKLEDGSILPLIWVDTRMDDLPESIRQIFYRGHYLVNAIEAGFQWCSLVGVVISFGAFLAALKREDESNDAKPGVDRTELDRL; the protein is encoded by the exons ATGGGAGAGAAGAATATAACGTGGACGATTCGAAGAAGCTTGAACGGAGGATCGCGAAAACGGCGAGCCAGATTGGTATACGGATTCGCCGCGTTGATCAGCCTCGCGACGTTCGTTCTGTTTTGGTGCACGAGCGTGTTTCGCGACGCGATTCTCTCGAATCTCGAGCTACGGAACGGCACGCCGACGTTTCTGATGTGGCAACGGCCGCCGGTCGGCCTTCGAATCAACGTTTACGTTTTCAATTATACGAACGTGCACGAGTTCGAAAGCGGAAACGCGAGCAAGCTGAAGGTGCAAGAGATTGGCCCGTTCGTCTATCGGGAGAATTTCAGCCGAGCGAACGTCCGCCTCGACGAGAATCGAACGGTCACGTATCAGGAGAAGAGGAGCTTCGAATGGATCGCCGGGAAATCGGAAAGTCAGAAGGTGATCGTACCGAACGTGTTGCTCATGTCGACGCTCGCGTATTCCCGAGATCTCAACTACCTGCTGCAAATCGGTTTCACGATGCTTCTGGCTGGCTTGAAGTTACGCGCCAAACCGTTTCTCGAATTGCCGGCCGGCGAATTCTTTTGGGGCTACGAAGACGAACTGTTCGAAATGGGCAAACGGTTTCTACCGTCGCGAAAGTTCCTACCCTACGATAAATTTGGTATTCTGGCATTC AGAAGCGGCTTGAACGCGGATCGCATCACGATGCACACGGGAATCGACGATCTTCGCAATCTCGGGCTGATCCAGCGAATCAATGGACGCGAAAGTCGTCCAGTGTGGGAAGACGAGAAATGCGACCGAATCTACGGTACCGACGGCAGCATGTTTCCACCGGACTGGATCGAACAGCCAAACGCCACGCTTTACGTCTACGCGAAAGAGTTTTGCAGGCAATTGCCGTTTCGTTACGAGCGTCGCAGCTTCTCCAACGGTATTCCCACTTTAAG GTACAAATTACCGAGCAACGTTTTCACGTCGAGCCGCAGCAAAGACTCGTGCTTTTGCCCGAAGGAATCGCACGATTCGATCACCAGAATATGCCCTCCGGCTGGAACGTTGAACGTTTCCGCTTGCAACTCCGGATCACCGTTGATCGTCTCCTTTCCCCATTTCTACTCGGGCGACGAATCCTTGTTCCAGAAGATCGAAGGACTGACACCCCGAGAGGAACATCACGATAGCTACGTGGATCTGCATTCG CGTTTGGGCGTTACAGTGGCTACCAGAATGAGATTTCAGCTGAATCTGGAGGTACGAAAAGCGGTTGGCATGCCGTTCTCGGGAAAACTCGAAGACGGCTCGATCCTGCCCTTGATCTGGGTCGACACCAGAATGGACGATCTGCCGGAATCGATTCGCCAGATATTTTATCGCGGTCACTACCTGGTGAACGCCATCGAGGCCGGATTTCAATGGTGCAGCCTGGTCGGTGTCGTCATCTCGTTCGGTGCTTTTCTCGCCGCTTTGAAGAGAGAAGACGAATCGAACGACGCGAAACCGGGCGTCGACCGAACCGAACTCGA
- the LOC126921013 gene encoding CCR4-NOT transcription complex subunit 9 gives MTKMGSQQSPAALQSTVDREKVYAWIIELSNSETRENALLELSKKREVVPDLAPMLWHSFGTIASLLQEIINIYPAINPATLTAYQSNRVCNALALLQCVASHPETRSSFLQAHVPLFLYPFLHTVSKTRPFEYLRLTSLGVIGALVKTDEQEVITFLLTTEIIPLCLRIMESGSELSKTVATFILQKILLDDSGLSYICQTYDRFSHVAMILGKMVLSLAKDPSARLLKHVVRCYLRLSDNPRALLALRQCLPDQLRDNTFATCLQEDASTKHWLNQLLKNLETGPQPVPPAQPGQQDPRTIGLSPLAS, from the exons ATGACGAAAATGGGTTCGCAGCAAAGTCCAGCCGCGTTGCAGTCGACGGTGGATCGCGAGAAGGTTTACGCCTGGATAATCGAATTGTCGAATTCGGAGACGAGAGAGAACGCGTTGCTGGAACTTAGCAAGAAACGGGAGGTCGTGCCCGATTTGGCTCCGATGCTTTGGCATTCGTTCGGAACGATCGCGTCGCTGCTTCAAGAGATAATAAACATATATCCCGCTATCAATCCAGCCACTCTAACCGCGTATCAGAGCAATCGAGTGTGCAACGCGTTGGCACTGTTGCAGTGCGTTGCCAGTCACCCGGAAACCAGATCCTCGTTTCTGCAG GCTCACGTGCCGCTGTTCTTATATCCGTTTCTACACACGGTCAGCAAGACCCGTCCGTTCGAGTATCTTCGATTGACCAGTTTGGGAGTGATAGGAGCCTTGGTAAAGACCGACGAGCAGGAGGTGATTACGTTCTTGCTCACCACGGAAATCATCCCTCTGTGCTTACGCATCATGGAAAGCGGCTCCGAATTAAGCAAGACGGTGGCTACGTTCATCCTGCAGAAGATCTTGCTCGACGACAGCGGTCTCTCCTACATCTGCCAAACGTACGATCGATTCAGTCACGTCGCCATGATTTTAGGAAAGATGGTCTTATCCTTGGCCAAAGATCCTTCCGCCAGGCTGTTGAAGCACGTGGTCAGATGTTATCTCAGACTCTCGGACAATCCAAG GGCGTTACTGGCGCTCAGACAGTGTCTACCCGACCAGCTGAGGGACAACACGTTCGCCACTTGTCTGCAAGAAGACGCGTCTACGAAACACTGGCTGAATCAGCTTTTAAAGAATTTAGAGACCGGACCTCAACCGGTGCCTCCGGCGCAACCGGGTCAACAGGATCCCAGAACTATCGGCTTGTCGCCACTTGCTTCTTAA